The following is a genomic window from Flavobacterium sp..
TTTGTACGCAACAAAAATACATTAAAATGTTTCACAAAAATATCAAATTAGTTTTAGCCGCTTTAATTATTGCCTTTGGAATTTATCAATTTACTGAAAACAATATAGGTAATGGAATTTTTTTAATTCTATTTTCTACAATTTTCATATTCTTATACTTTAAAAATGAGTTTATTTTATTAGCTTTTTTAAAATTAAGAAAGCAAGATTTCCCAGGAGCTCAAAAATGGTTATCACACATTAAAAACCCTGAAGCTGCTTTAGTACAAAAACAACAAGGGTATTTCAATTATCTTCATGGATTAATGGTTTCGCAAACTAATTTAAACGAGGCGGAACGTTATTTTAAAAAAGCAATCGCATTAGGTTTATCAATGGATCAAGATTTAGCCTTAGCTAAATTACAACTTGCTGGTATTGCTATGACTCGTAGAAGAAAAATTGAAGCTACTAATTTATTAAATGAGGCCAAAAAATTAGATAAGCAAAATATGCTTAAAGATCAGATTAAAATGATGAAAGATCAAATGAAAAAAATGTAACTGATTTCATTTATTATATAAGAAAGCACCTTTAGAGGTGCTTTCTTATATAACTATTTTCCTAAAAGCATCTTTCCTGCAATCAATAAAAGAATAAATCCAAATACTTTTTTTAGCATTTTTTGATCTAAACTAACGGCCATTTTACTTCCAAAATAACCTCCAATAACAAAGAAAACAGCTATTATTCCAACATAACGCCAATCGATATAGCCTTCTTTATGATAAGTATACACTGCAATTGCCGTAACCGGAACCACTAAAACCGCTAAACTTGTACCTTGCGCTTGATGTTGGTTAAACCCTAACAACAAAACCAACAAAGGCACCATAACAACACCTCCGCCTACTCCAACTAATCCGCTTAGAATTCCAGCTAGAACACCTATTAATACCAAAGAGAGAACTACTTGAATATCCATTTGGCGCTTATTATTTGTTATATCCTGAAGTTGGGATTTCGATTTCATATTTTTTACCTGTTGTAACTGTTAACTTTTTGTCTCTCAACCAAGGATTGTGAATTTTTAAAATTTTATAATTTACTCCTTGTGTTTTAGCAAATTTTGCCAAATCAGTAATAGAAGAATCAATTACAATCTTTTTTGTTGGAACAGAATAATAAAGCGCTTCATTAGGAATGCTAAATCCATACTTTTGCGATTTTGACATAATTTCTTTTAAAGCTAAAATTCGGAAAACATAACGTGAAGTTTCTTCTGTAAGCAACAAATCATAATAATCTGACACTTCTTGCTCTTCCATTTTTCTAGAAATACCGTTCATTCCACCATTGTAAGAAGCTGCCGCTAATGTCCATGAACCAAATTTTTCTTTAGCACTTACTAAATATTTACAAGCCGCTTCCGTTGATTTTTCTAGATGATAGCGTTCATCTACCTCATCACTTATCTCCATTCCTTTTTCTTTAGCTGTAGCAGGCATAAATTGCCAAACTCCTCTTGCTCCTGCTGGCGAAACAGCATTTACTAAACTACTTTCAATTACGGCCAAATATTTAAAATCATCTGGAACTCCGTATTTTGCCAAAATGGGTTCAATAATTGGAAACACTTTATTGGCGCGTTTGATTACCAAAGTGGTATTGGTATGATAATTCATATTGGTAATCATCTCTTTATCCAATCGCTCCTGAACATCCGCCATAAAAGTTGGCACTTCTTCTCCCGCAAAATCCATCTTTAAGTTATAGCCCACGGGAGCATATTTTGTATTATCCGATACTACTCCATAAATAAAAAAACTTCCTAAAGTTGCAATTAATACTATAATTACTCCTTTTCTTGTCAATACCTTTTTCATCATTTTATTATTTTAGTATTAATTGTGGCAAATTTTCATTGAACCACTTAAACTTATTGATAATCATAATATGTGTTCCTCCTTTTATAACGATGCAGTTCTCTATATTTTTGATTGGAAAAACCTCATCTGCATCTCCGTGAATGTGGATTACTGATTCATTTCCTTTTTTTTGGTTCCAACACAAAATAGTCTCAATAGCCCAATCTAAATATTGTTTGTCCCTAACCGATAAATATTTTTCGTACAACTTTATTCGTTTGGCTACAATATTATCTCCAAATGCATATTTAACTAATTTTTCTATATCCGCCAAAAGTTGGGTTGGAATTAACTTATAAGCTTTAGTCGTTTTTGCTACTTTAAAACGCGATGGAAATTCGGAATTCGATTTTACACTTGAAATAATAATTACTTTCTGCGTTTTAATATGCTTTGCGATTTCTTGTACCAAAACACCTCCAAAAGAAACCCCTACCAAAACCGGATTTTCATCTTGAATTTTTTCCGTCATTCGAAGGGCATAACTTTCGATACTCTCTTTATCATTAGGCAAAAACCATTCCAAAAAGTGCATTTCAAATTGATCTTCTGGTAATTTTATATTTTCGAAAATTGTTGGGCTAGCTGCCAAACCAGGCATAAAATAAACTGGAATCTTACTCATTACCATTATTTTAAAAAAGTTTCGTAAATTTGCATTCTAATTGAAGTTATCATGGAAATCAAAGATAATGAACTTTTAAGACAATTTGAAATTATTACTGAAACTGGTTTAGTAGCAATTGAGTATTCTGTACAAGAACGCAAGCTATTTTTAACCAAATTTTGTAACAATAACAATGAAGATGAAGAGTTACATCATGAATTTATTAAAACCGTACTAGAACTTGCTGAAGAACGAAAATTAAAAGTAGTGCCCACGCACGCAAAATTCATAAGTTTCTTCCGAAAAAACAGAAAATATCGAGAGCTTTTGCCTCCAGGATTGATGATTTAATTCTAAAAAAAATCCCAAGTTTAATAGACTTGGGATTTTTTTTATGCTTCAACGTTTATGAATTCCATTCTTACACTTCCGTCTTCATCAATTTTTGTTAATTGAATATCATGAAGTGTATTGACTAATTCTGGATTCCAAGGTGTTTTTACTTTTACGTAATTTTCGGTAAAACCGTGAATATAGCCTTCTTTATTTTCGCTTTCAAATAAAACCGTTCTGTTGGTTCCAATTTGACTTTCATAAAACGCTCTTCTTTTCTTAACTGAAAGTCCACGTAGCATTTTACTTCTTTTTGAGCGCACATTAGCTGGTACTACTCCTTCCATTTCAACCGCTTCTGTATTATCTCTTTCTGAATAGGTAAAGACATGTAAATAGGAAATATCCAAATCATTTAAGAAATGATAGGTTTCTAAGAAATGCTCATCCGTTTCACCAGGAAAACCAACAATTACATCCACTCCAATACAAGCATGCGACATTACTTCACGAATTTTAGCTACACGTTCAGTATACAATTCACGCATGTAGCGACGCTTCATTTTCTTTAAAATATCATTAGAACCCGATTGTAATGGAATATGAAAATGCGGCACAAATGTTCGGCTTTGCGATACGAATTCAATAGTTTCATTTTTAAGTAAATTAGGTTCGATCGAAGAAATACGTAAACGCTCGATACCTTCCACTTCATCCAAAGCTTTTACTAAATCTAAGAAAGTGTGTTCGTGTTTTTTATTTCCGAATTCACCTTTTCCGTAATCGCCAATATTTACACCTGTAAGAACAATCTCTTTAATGCCTTGATTTGAAATTTCGGAAGCATTTTTTAATACATTTTCCAAGGCGTCACTTCGAGAAATTCCGCGAGCCAATGGTATCGTACAATACGTACATTTATAATCGCAACCGTCTTGCACTTTTAAGAAAGCACGTGTTCTGTCACCAATTGAATAACTTCCTACATAAAAATCAGCTTCTTCGATTTCGCATGAATGTACTTCACCCATATCGTTTTTAGACAAATCATTAATGTAATCGGTGATTTTGAATTTTTCTGTAGCTCCTAAAACCAAATCTACTCCATCCACTGCGGCAAGTTCTTCTGGTTTTAATTGGGCATAACAACCAACTGCTGCAACAAACGCTTTATCATTCAATTTCATTGCTTTTTTAACAATCTGTTTGAATTGTTTATCTGCATTATCCGTAACCGAACAAGTGTTGATTACATAAATATCGGCAATTTCTTCAAAATCTACACGTTCAAAACCCTCGTTTTGAAAATCGCGTGCAATAGTTGATGTTTCTGAGAAGTTCAATTTGCATCCTAAAGTATAGAACGCTACTTTTTTCTTGTTTTCCATAAGTAATACTCAATTAATGAAATCGTTGTCAAAAAATTGAGAGTGCAAATTTACAGACAAATTAACAATAATTTAAATAGAATTGAATATTTTAAATTATAAGCATAAAACAAAGGCTTAAAAGTACATTAAGCCTTTGTTTTTGATTCTTATATCCCCCCCTACAGAACTAAAAATCTATCTTATGGTGTAAATGTATAAACAATTCCGAATGTACCTGCATGACTTTTAATAACTGTAGGGTTTTTGGTAATAAGTGTATAAGATTACAACTATAAACGTATAATCTTAAAAAAATGTAACTTTTACCTAATATTAACGTATAATTAAAAAATAAAAAAGATATGGCAGGAGAAGGATCAATGATTCAAGCTATAAAAAGCTTAGCTTACAATAAATCTTTAAGAGGCAATCACAATCGATCAAGTTGGAAAGATTATAAAATTAAAAATGAAAAACCCATAGAAGATCATATTAAAGCAACACCTGAATTATTAGAAGAGATAAGGTCTCGAATACAAATTGAAAATAAAAAAAGAAAGAAACAAGAATTACTTTTCTTGCTTCTCTCTTTTATAATACTATTTGCAACTTTGTATTTACTTAATAAGCTGTAATTTACTCTTTTCTATACTTTTTAGTTTCTTCGAAAACGTGCTCTAAAATTTTAGCATCCTCTTCAGTGAATTCCACATGACGGCGGCTCATTACAATTTTAGCAGTTTCGAAAGCTTTTTTGGTAATATAGGTTGTAAATCCTGAAGCACCTCCCCATGAGAAACTCGGCACAAAATTTCTAGGAAAACCTGAACCAAAAATATTCGTAGAAACACCTACAACAGTTCCCGTATTAAACATTGTATTGATGCCACATTTACTGTGATCACCCATCATTAATCCGCAAAATTGCAAACCTGTTTTGGCAAAACCTTCGGTTTCATAACTCCACAAACGTACTTCTTCATAATTATTTTTTAAATTGGAATTATTAGAATCGGCACCTATATTGCACCACTCCCCTAAAACAGAATTTCCTAAAAATCCATCGTGACCTTTATTAGAATATCCGAAAAGAACCGAATTATTTACTTCTCCACCAATACGACAATGTGGCCCCACAGTAGTTGCTCCGTACACCTTAGTTCCCAATTTAACTTGTGCTTCTTCACACAAAGCAAATGGACCTCTAATAACAGAACCTTCCATGATTTCGGCATTTTTTCCGATATAAATTGGACCTGTTGACGCATTTAAAGTAACAAACTCTAATTTAGCACCTTCTTCAATAAAAATGTTTTCTGGCGCTATAACATTAATGCTTTTTGGAATAGGCTGAGAAAATCTATCTTCTGTCAAAAGTTCAAAATCTTCTCGAATAGCTGCGTCATTTTTCGCAAAAATATCCCAAGTATTTTCTATTCTTAGCACTTCTCCCTCGTATTCAATTAGCTCATATTCGTCAAAATCAACTTCATCTTGGGTGTCATTGGTGTAAAAAGCAATAATTTCTTCTCCAAAAAGAATAGCTTCTTTAGTATTCAAATTTTGAACCATATCTACCAAAATTGGATTGGGCAAAAATGACGCATTTATCATTATGTTTTGTTCCATTTCAACCATTGGATATTTTTCCATCAAATATTCTTCTGTTAAAGAAGTGGTTGTGGTTCCAAGATATTTTTCCCATTTTTCACGAATGGTTAAAATCCCAACACGAATATCGGCAACTGGACGAGTAAAAGTAAACGGAAGTAACGCATTGCGAACGGTTCCATCAAATAGTATATAGTTCATATTTTATTATTTTGTTGAGGCAAGCCATTGACTTATCTGTACTTTTAATTTTTATTAGATTATAAATTCAAAAATACAATTTATTCCACAAAAAAAGCCTCACCTAAGTGAAGCTTTTCTATATTTTGAAAAAACAAAAAATTATTTTGCTTTTTTAGCGTATTTGCTGTTGAATTTATCGATACGACCTGCAGTATCAATAAGTTTAGATTTACCTGTGTAAAAAGGGTGAGACGTTCTAGAAATCTCCATTTTGAAAACTGGATACTCAACACCTTCATGAGTAATAGTTTCTTTTGTTTCTACTGTAGATTTAGTAATAAAAACATCTTCATTTGACATGTCTTTAAAAGCAACTAATCTGTAATTTTCTGGATGAATACCTTTTTTCATTTTGTAAATCTTTTTTATTAAGCGATTATAACTTGTTTCGCGGCTCTACATTAAAAGAGGTGTAAACAATTTATAACCTTTTGGTTTATAAACTTTTTATTTCAGAGCGCAAAATTACATTTAATTTTTAATTTACCAATGTTTCTGTAACTTTTTTTTATTTTTTATCTCTAATAGAGTAACGAGAAGAATTCTTATATTTGTAAATTAATTAAACCAAAACAAACTATGAACGAAATTATTAAAAAAAACGGAATTAAATTTGGAGTAATCAGTGGATTATTTAGCATTTTTTATTTTTTGGCTTTGTATATTGTTGATTACAAGCTTTTTATTAATATTTGGTTGGGCATTGCAGTTTTATTAGCTTTCCTTGCTATTGGAATTTTTCAGTTATCTGAATTAAGAAAAAATTTAGGTGGATTTATGACATTTAAAGAAGGATTTACTGGATATTTTATTTCGGCTTTAATTGGAATATTAATTTCTACTGGATTTTCAATACTCTTATTTAATTTTATTGATACAGAAACCAGAGATTTAATCCATGAAGAACTTATAACTTTTCAAGTTGAAAATCTGCAAAAATGGAACGTTCCAGCAGGAGAAATTAAAAAAGTTGTTGAAGGTATGAAAGAAACACCTCAATTTTCTATTACAGGTCTTCTATATGGCGTATTAAAATCATTATTAGGTTCAATAGTTTTTGGATTAATTTTAGCTGCCATCTTCAAAAAAAATAAACCTGTATTCTAAATCAATGAATTTATCCATAGTTATCCCCTTATTAAACGAACAAGAATCGTTACCTGAATTACACCAATGGATTGTGAAAGTGATGCAAAGTCATAACTATTCATACGAAATCCTTTTTATTGATGATGGTAGTACCGATGCTTCTTGGCAAACTATTTCACAACTTTCAAGTGAAAACCCAAATGTAAAAGGCATTCGTTTTCTTAGAAATTACGGAAAATCACAAGCGTTACATGCTGGTTTTGTCAAAGCACAAGGCGATGTTATTATCACTATGGATGCTGATTTACAAGATAGTCCAGACGAAATCCCAGAGTTATTTCGCTTAATTACAGAAGATAAATATGACTTGATTTCGGGTTGGAAGAAAAAACGCTACGATTCGGTTGTGGCAAAAAATATTCCGTCAAAATTATTCAATTGGGCAGCTCGAAAAACATCGGGTGTTCATTTAAACGATTTTAATTGTGGATTAAAAGCCTATAAAAATATCGTTATTAAGAATATAGAAGTTTCGGGTGAAATGCACCGTTACATTCCAGTTTTAGCAAAAAATGCTGGTTTTGGAAAAATCGGTGAAAAAATTGTAATCCATCAAGCTAGAAAATACGGAAATTCTAAATTTGGAATGAGCCGCTTTATCAATGGTTTCTTAGATTTAATTACCATTTGGTTTTTATCAACTTTCGGAAAAAGACCAATGCACCTTTTCGGATTATTAGGTTCTATCATGTTTATCATTGGATTTTTATTCGCTTTCTATTTAGGAATCGATAAATTATTCATCAACACCTCAGGAAGATTAATAACCGAGAGACCTCAGTTTTACTTATCATTAACTGCAATGTTAATAGGAACACAATTATTCTTAGCCGGATTTTTAGGTGAAATTATCCTAAGAACCAAAAACAACGAAGAACGCTATAAGATTAGTGAAGAGTTGGGAGTTGGGAGTTGAGAGTTGAAAGTGAAATAGAATTATTAACCATTTAAATTATATACGCCATGCAAAAATTAGAGATTATTACACAAAAAATTCATGAAATTAGAGGTTATAAAATAATGTTAGATTTTGATCTTGCAGAACTTTATGAAACTGAAACAAGAATTTTAAAACAAGCCGTAAGAAGAAATATTGAACGATTTCCTGATGATTTTATGTTTGAACTTACAAAAGAAGAATTCGACAATTTGAGGTCACAAATTGTGACCTCAAGTTACGGTGGAACAAGATATATGCCTTTTGCATTTACTGAACAAGGTGTTGCCATGTTGTCTTCAGTATTAAATTCAAAGAAAGCAATTGAAGTCAATATTGCAATTATGAGAACTTTTGTAGTGCTTAGAAATTCAATTTTGTCTTTGGAAGAAATCACAAATAGAGTTTCAGAAATTGAACAACAGTTTCCTGAAATATACAAAGCTTTAAATTATCTGATGGACACCCATCAGAAAAATATAGAACAAAAAGAAAGAAGCAAAATTGGCTTCAAAAAGAAATAAGATTATGCACATCGAACAAAGTATTTTAAATAAAGTAAACGAGTGGTTAACTCCTACTTTTGACAATGCAACTCAAAACGCAATCAAAGAAATGATGACTTCGGCTCCTAAAGAGTTGGAAGAAAGTTTCTATAAAAATTTAGAGTTTGGAACGGGCGGAATGCGCGGTGTTATGGGTGTTGGAACCAACCGTATCAATAAATATACGTTAGGAAAAAACACACAAGGTCTATCAAACTATTTGCAAAAATCGTTTCCAAACGAGCCTTTAAAAGTAGCTATTGCTTATGATTGTCGTCACAATAGTGATAAGTTGGCAAAAGTGGTAGCAGATGTTTTTTCAGCAAACGGAATCCACGTGTATTTGTTTTCAGATATGCGACCAACGCCAGAATTATCCTTTGCAGTTCGTTATTTGAATTGCCATGCTGGAATTGTATTGACAGCTTCTCACAACCCACCAGAATACAACGGATACAAAGTATATTGGCAAGATGGAGGTCAATTAGTTCCACCTCAAGATGCTGAAATTATTAAAGTAATCGAAGATTTAAAATACAGCGAAATTAAGTTCGAAGCAAATAACAATTTAATCGAATATATTGACACCAAAGTGGACGAAGCTTTCGCCAAATCAACTATCGAAAATGCAAGTTTTAATACACCAACTGAAGCTAAAGCAAATTTAAAAATTGTATACACTTCATTGCACGGAACATCTATAAAAGCTATTCCAAATGTTTTGGCAAAAGCAGGTTATACCGATGTAAACATTGTTCCAGAACAAGCGGAACCCAATGGTGATTTTCCTACTGTAAAATCTCCAAATCCAGAAGAACCTGAAGCCTTATCTATGGCAATTGCTTTGGCTGACAAAATTGGAGCGGATATGGTTGTGGGAACGGACCCAGATTCTGACCGTTTAGGTGTTGCGGTTCGTGATTTGGATGGAAAAATCAAATTATTGAACGGAAACCAAACGATGGTAATCATGACCGCGTTCTTATTAGAACAGTGGAAACGTGCTGATAAATTCAAAGGAAATGAATTTATTGGCTCTACTATTGTTTCTACGCCAATGATGTTAGAATTAGCAGCAGCTTATGATGTGGAATGTAAAGTTGGGTTAACAGGTTTCAAATGGATTGCGAAATTCATTAAAGATTTCCCAAATCAACAATTTATAGGAGGTGGTGAAGAAAGTTTTGGATTTATGGTGGGTGATGCCGTTCGTGATAAAGATGCTGTTGCCGCTATTTTATTAGTGAGTGAAATTGCAGCGCAAGCAAAAGCTTCGGGAAGTTCGTTATATCAAGAATTATTGAATTTATATATTGATTTTGGTTGCTACAAAGAACATTTAATTTCAATTACCAAAAAAGGAATTGAAGGCGCCAATGAAATCAAACAAATGATGATTGATTTACGCGAAAATCCGCTAAAGGAAATCAACGGACAGCGTGTAATTTGTATCGAAGATTATCAAGCTTCTAAAGGAAAAGACTTCATGAACAATGAGGAATTTGAAATCCATATTCCAAAATCAAACGTATTAATTTATTATTTGGAAGACGGAAGTAAAATTTGCGCAAGACCAAGTGGTACCGAACCTAAAATTAAATTCTATTTCAGCGTAAATGGGGTTTTAGACACGATTGAAAACGCTGAATCAGTTGAAAAAGAATTGGATAACAAAATTGCAGGAATTATTTCGGC
Proteins encoded in this region:
- a CDS encoding phospho-sugar mutase; this encodes MHIEQSILNKVNEWLTPTFDNATQNAIKEMMTSAPKELEESFYKNLEFGTGGMRGVMGVGTNRINKYTLGKNTQGLSNYLQKSFPNEPLKVAIAYDCRHNSDKLAKVVADVFSANGIHVYLFSDMRPTPELSFAVRYLNCHAGIVLTASHNPPEYNGYKVYWQDGGQLVPPQDAEIIKVIEDLKYSEIKFEANNNLIEYIDTKVDEAFAKSTIENASFNTPTEAKANLKIVYTSLHGTSIKAIPNVLAKAGYTDVNIVPEQAEPNGDFPTVKSPNPEEPEALSMAIALADKIGADMVVGTDPDSDRLGVAVRDLDGKIKLLNGNQTMVIMTAFLLEQWKRADKFKGNEFIGSTIVSTPMMLELAAAYDVECKVGLTGFKWIAKFIKDFPNQQFIGGGEESFGFMVGDAVRDKDAVAAILLVSEIAAQAKASGSSLYQELLNLYIDFGCYKEHLISITKKGIEGANEIKQMMIDLRENPLKEINGQRVICIEDYQASKGKDFMNNEEFEIHIPKSNVLIYYLEDGSKICARPSGTEPKIKFYFSVNGVLDTIENAESVEKELDNKIAGIISAMKLN
- a CDS encoding DUF2892 domain-containing protein is translated as MFHKNIKLVLAALIIAFGIYQFTENNIGNGIFLILFSTIFIFLYFKNEFILLAFLKLRKQDFPGAQKWLSHIKNPEAALVQKQQGYFNYLHGLMVSQTNLNEAERYFKKAIALGLSMDQDLALAKLQLAGIAMTRRRKIEATNLLNEAKKLDKQNMLKDQIKMMKDQMKKM
- a CDS encoding type B 50S ribosomal protein L31, which encodes MKKGIHPENYRLVAFKDMSNEDVFITKSTVETKETITHEGVEYPVFKMEISRTSHPFYTGKSKLIDTAGRIDKFNSKYAKKAK
- a CDS encoding glycosyltransferase family 2 protein → MNLSIVIPLLNEQESLPELHQWIVKVMQSHNYSYEILFIDDGSTDASWQTISQLSSENPNVKGIRFLRNYGKSQALHAGFVKAQGDVIITMDADLQDSPDEIPELFRLITEDKYDLISGWKKKRYDSVVAKNIPSKLFNWAARKTSGVHLNDFNCGLKAYKNIVIKNIEVSGEMHRYIPVLAKNAGFGKIGEKIVIHQARKYGNSKFGMSRFINGFLDLITIWFLSTFGKRPMHLFGLLGSIMFIIGFLFAFYLGIDKLFINTSGRLITERPQFYLSLTAMLIGTQLFLAGFLGEIILRTKNNEERYKISEELGVGS
- a CDS encoding sulfite exporter TauE/SafE family protein; translation: MDIQVVLSLVLIGVLAGILSGLVGVGGGVVMVPLLVLLLGFNQHQAQGTSLAVLVVPVTAIAVYTYHKEGYIDWRYVGIIAVFFVIGGYFGSKMAVSLDQKMLKKVFGFILLLIAGKMLLGK
- a CDS encoding transglycosylase SLT domain-containing protein; its protein translation is MKKVLTRKGVIIVLIATLGSFFIYGVVSDNTKYAPVGYNLKMDFAGEEVPTFMADVQERLDKEMITNMNYHTNTTLVIKRANKVFPIIEPILAKYGVPDDFKYLAVIESSLVNAVSPAGARGVWQFMPATAKEKGMEISDEVDERYHLEKSTEAACKYLVSAKEKFGSWTLAAASYNGGMNGISRKMEEQEVSDYYDLLLTEETSRYVFRILALKEIMSKSQKYGFSIPNEALYYSVPTKKIVIDSSITDLAKFAKTQGVNYKILKIHNPWLRDKKLTVTTGKKYEIEIPTSGYNK
- the mtaB gene encoding tRNA (N(6)-L-threonylcarbamoyladenosine(37)-C(2))-methylthiotransferase MtaB codes for the protein MENKKKVAFYTLGCKLNFSETSTIARDFQNEGFERVDFEEIADIYVINTCSVTDNADKQFKQIVKKAMKLNDKAFVAAVGCYAQLKPEELAAVDGVDLVLGATEKFKITDYINDLSKNDMGEVHSCEIEEADFYVGSYSIGDRTRAFLKVQDGCDYKCTYCTIPLARGISRSDALENVLKNASEISNQGIKEIVLTGVNIGDYGKGEFGNKKHEHTFLDLVKALDEVEGIERLRISSIEPNLLKNETIEFVSQSRTFVPHFHIPLQSGSNDILKKMKRRYMRELYTERVAKIREVMSHACIGVDVIVGFPGETDEHFLETYHFLNDLDISYLHVFTYSERDNTEAVEMEGVVPANVRSKRSKMLRGLSVKKRRAFYESQIGTNRTVLFESENKEGYIHGFTENYVKVKTPWNPELVNTLHDIQLTKIDEDGSVRMEFINVEA
- a CDS encoding ORF6N domain-containing protein; this encodes MQKLEIITQKIHEIRGYKIMLDFDLAELYETETRILKQAVRRNIERFPDDFMFELTKEEFDNLRSQIVTSSYGGTRYMPFAFTEQGVAMLSSVLNSKKAIEVNIAIMRTFVVLRNSILSLEEITNRVSEIEQQFPEIYKALNYLMDTHQKNIEQKERSKIGFKKK
- a CDS encoding GlmU family protein — its product is MNYILFDGTVRNALLPFTFTRPVADIRVGILTIREKWEKYLGTTTTSLTEEYLMEKYPMVEMEQNIMINASFLPNPILVDMVQNLNTKEAILFGEEIIAFYTNDTQDEVDFDEYELIEYEGEVLRIENTWDIFAKNDAAIREDFELLTEDRFSQPIPKSINVIAPENIFIEEGAKLEFVTLNASTGPIYIGKNAEIMEGSVIRGPFALCEEAQVKLGTKVYGATTVGPHCRIGGEVNNSVLFGYSNKGHDGFLGNSVLGEWCNIGADSNNSNLKNNYEEVRLWSYETEGFAKTGLQFCGLMMGDHSKCGINTMFNTGTVVGVSTNIFGSGFPRNFVPSFSWGGASGFTTYITKKAFETAKIVMSRRHVEFTEEDAKILEHVFEETKKYRKE
- a CDS encoding alpha/beta hydrolase, which codes for MSKIPVYFMPGLAASPTIFENIKLPEDQFEMHFLEWFLPNDKESIESYALRMTEKIQDENPVLVGVSFGGVLVQEIAKHIKTQKVIIISSVKSNSEFPSRFKVAKTTKAYKLIPTQLLADIEKLVKYAFGDNIVAKRIKLYEKYLSVRDKQYLDWAIETILCWNQKKGNESVIHIHGDADEVFPIKNIENCIVIKGGTHIMIINKFKWFNENLPQLILK
- a CDS encoding DUF4199 domain-containing protein, whose amino-acid sequence is MNEIIKKNGIKFGVISGLFSIFYFLALYIVDYKLFINIWLGIAVLLAFLAIGIFQLSELRKNLGGFMTFKEGFTGYFISALIGILISTGFSILLFNFIDTETRDLIHEELITFQVENLQKWNVPAGEIKKVVEGMKETPQFSITGLLYGVLKSLLGSIVFGLILAAIFKKNKPVF
- a CDS encoding GNAT family N-acetyltransferase, whose protein sequence is MEIKDNELLRQFEIITETGLVAIEYSVQERKLFLTKFCNNNNEDEELHHEFIKTVLELAEERKLKVVPTHAKFISFFRKNRKYRELLPPGLMI